A part of Methanomicrobia archaeon genomic DNA contains:
- a CDS encoding winged helix-turn-helix transcriptional regulator yields MTQTEDALIRDAHVLLHPIRFRIVELLAKKPLHINAISKAMAEERRLVSYHLLALEEAGFVASKYEISELPKSKGKAIRVYWVTDKVKTVISEMKKKL; encoded by the coding sequence ATGACACAAACAGAAGATGCGCTGATAAGGGATGCGCATGTGCTTTTGCATCCGATACGATTTCGGATAGTGGAGCTGCTTGCCAAAAAGCCGCTGCACATCAATGCGATAAGCAAAGCGATGGCCGAAGAAAGAAGGCTCGTTTCGTACCATCTCCTGGCTTTGGAAGAAGCCGGATTCGTAGCAAGCAAGTACGAGATATCGGAACTGCCAAAGTCGAAGGGAAAAGCGATACGGGTCTACTGGGTGACGGACAAAGTAAAGACCGTGATTTCCGAGATGAAGAAGAAGCTTTAA